One Thermoanaerobacter kivui genomic window, CACAAATAGGTTTTACAGATGGCCTTACTTTCATTTCCAAACACCCTCCTTATCACTTTCCACGCCATACAATTCTTCCTCGACTTAAATCATAAGGAGACAATTCTACTGTTACTCTGTCTCCAGGAAGTATCCGTATAAAATTCATTCTAAGTTTTCCAGAAACATGAGCTAGTACTTTGTGCCCATTATCTAATTGTACTTGAAACATGGCATTCGGTAAAGCCTCTACAACTGTGCCCTCAACTTCAATAACATCATCTTTTGCCAAGGATATCCATTCCTCCTTATTGACTCAGGATTTATAAGGTTCTAAAGCTTTCTTTATTTCTTTATTAGTCAAGTTATCCCCTTTGAGGATTTTGTCTTTAATTTGCGTAAGAACCTCGTTATATCGTTGAAGATGCTTAATCTTTTTCTTTTTTGGTTTTTCTATTTTCCTTAAATCCCCATCTGATATAAGCACATGATTATCGTCAAATTTTCCCACTACTACAAAAACTCTACCTTTATCCCGTCCAGCCTTGCTGCGCACAATCTGACCAATTTGCAAGTCATCCATTAATAAATTCACCTCTTATAAAATGGTCAGTATTTCTGGGTCCCCATCCGTAATAACAATAGTATTTTCGTAATGGGCTGATAAACTGCCATCAACAGTCACTACTGTCCAATTATCTTCTAATGTTCTTACTGCATAATGTCCCGCATTTACCATCGGTTCTATAGCAAGGCACATACCTCTTTTTAATCTAGGCCCTCTTCCAGGGGGACCAAAATTAGGAATCTGTGGATCTTCATGCATTTTTATGCCTATCCCATGTCCAACATATTCTCTTACTACTGAAAAGCCATGACTTTCTACATAAGTTTGTATTGCGTGAGAAATATCAGATAACCTATTCCCTTCTCTCGCGTATTTTATACCCTCAAAAAAGCTGTTTTTGGTTACTTCTATGAGTTTTTGAGCCTCAGCAGAAATCTCCCCTACAGCAAAGGTCCTGGCAGCATCTGCATTATAACCGTTATACGAGGCTCCCACGTCTATACTTATAATATCGCCTTCTTTGAGCTTTCTTAAACTTGGTATACCATGAACTACTTCTTCATTCACTGAGGCGCAAATAGTAGCAGGAAAACCATACAACCCCTTAAAGGCAGGTTTGCAACTATTTTTTATGATAAACTCCTCTGCAATCTTATCCAATTCAATGGTCGTTATCCCTGGCTTAATCTGTTTTTCAAGAATTTCAAACAACTTAGCAATTACCTTGCCAGCTATCCGCATCAATTCAATTTCGTGGTTAGATTTAATATATATCATCTACTGTCGTCTCCTAAAGATCTTTTAATGCTTTCAAACACTTCTTCTACAGATTTGTTTCCATCAATATTTATTAAAATTTTCTTTCTGGTGTAATATTCAATCAACGGTTTTGTTTGACTGTCATAAACTTCCAATCTTTTTAAAACAGATTCTATTTTATCATCCGAACGCTGTATCAATTGAGTACCACATTTGTCGCATACATTGTCCACAGCTGGAGGAGAATTTTTTATATGATATGTCGCACCACAGTTGGGACAAATTCTTCTGCCCGTAATCCTTTCAATTAATACATCTCTATCAACCTCAATATTTAACACACAATTCAAAGAATTGCCTTGCTTTTCCAGGAATCTATCTAATTCTTCCGCTTGAGAAACATTCCTGGGATAGCCGTCCAACAAAAACCCTTTTTTACAGTCTTCTTTTTCTAATCTATCTTCTACTATTCTGTTAGTAACTTCATCGGGGACCAATAATCCTTTATCCATATACTCTTTTGCTAGTTTTCCCAAATCAGTATTGTCTCTTAAGTTTTGTCTGAAAATATCTCCTGTTGATATATGAGGAATGTTAAACTCCTTAGCAATTTTCACGGCTTGTGTTCCTTTGCCAGCACCTGGGGGTCCCAAAAGTATTACTCTCATAACACTTCCCCCTTATTTATTTTAAAAATCCTTGATAGTTTCTCATAATAAGGTGACCTTCAATTTGTTTCATAGTATCGAGGGCCACACCTACTGCAATCAAAAGCGCTGTACCACCAAAGTAAAGCTGTAAACCCGTAATGTTCATCAAAATTACAGGCATTGTAGCAATAAACGCTAAAAACACAGCTCCTACGAAAGTAACTCTGTTTAACACTCTTGTAATATAATCCGTGGTAGGTTTCCCCGGCCTTATTCCTGGTATAAAACCACCATATTTTTTCAAGTTATCTGAAATTTCTACTGGATTAAATATTACTGCCGTGTAGAAATACGTAAAACCTATAATTAGTAAGATATCCAAAATATTGTATATCAAACCATTGGTGCTAAGCCATTTTTGTACAAAGTTGTAAAACGTTGAGCGTGGGAAAAAGGCAGCCACTTGTTGTGGAAATTGTAGTAGTGACAAAGCAAATATAATAGGTATAACCCCTGCCATATTTATTCTTATAGGTATGTGAGTACTCTGACCACCATAAACTCTTCTTCCTACAACTCTTTTAGCATATTGCACAGGAATCCTTCTCTGGCCTTCTGTAGCCAGTATTATCAGCACTATCATCACAAGCTCTGCCAGCACAAAAGCAATAGCCCCAAAAATATTTGCTGTTCCAGCATGTATATACTCTACAGTGAGATAAACCATATTAGGAATTCTTGATACTATCCCTGCAAAAATTATCAGTGAACTCCCATTACCTATTCCATTTTCTGTTATTCTTTCGCCTAGCCACATGAGAAAAGCTGTACCTGCCGTCAAGGTTATAACAATTACGGACAAGTTAAAAAATGTCGGATTGATAACTGCAGCCCTAAGCCCAAAAGTCATTCCTATAGCCTGTATCAAAGCAAGTACTACCGTTAAATACCTAGTATACTGAGCAATTTTCTTTCTTCCTTCTTCTCCTTCCTTTGCTAATTGCTCAAGTGATGGAATAGCTATTGTAAGTAGCTGCATTATAATCGAGGCATTGATGTAAGGTATAATGCTCATCGCAAAAATGGTAAATTCGCGAAAAGCACCACCTGATATTATGTCAAAAAATCCAAACAATTGACCTTGACCAAGTATGTGAGCAATCTGCTTTGGGTCAACTCCTGGCACAGGAATATGAGACCCAAGCCTGAATATTACAAGCATGCCTACTGTATAAAGTATCCTTTTTCTTATATCATCGACCTTCCACGCGCTGACAAGGGTTTGAAACACTCTAT contains:
- the secY gene encoding preprotein translocase subunit SecY; translation: MFQTLVSAWKVDDIRKRILYTVGMLVIFRLGSHIPVPGVDPKQIAHILGQGQLFGFFDIISGGAFREFTIFAMSIIPYINASIIMQLLTIAIPSLEQLAKEGEEGRKKIAQYTRYLTVVLALIQAIGMTFGLRAAVINPTFFNLSVIVITLTAGTAFLMWLGERITENGIGNGSSLIIFAGIVSRIPNMVYLTVEYIHAGTANIFGAIAFVLAELVMIVLIILATEGQRRIPVQYAKRVVGRRVYGGQSTHIPIRINMAGVIPIIFALSLLQFPQQVAAFFPRSTFYNFVQKWLSTNGLIYNILDILLIIGFTYFYTAVIFNPVEISDNLKKYGGFIPGIRPGKPTTDYITRVLNRVTFVGAVFLAFIATMPVILMNITGLQLYFGGTALLIAVGVALDTMKQIEGHLIMRNYQGFLK
- a CDS encoding KOW domain-containing RNA-binding protein; this encodes MDDLQIGQIVRSKAGRDKGRVFVVVGKFDDNHVLISDGDLRKIEKPKKKKIKHLQRYNEVLTQIKDKILKGDNLTNKEIKKALEPYKS
- the infA gene encoding translation initiation factor IF-1, with translation MAKDDVIEVEGTVVEALPNAMFQVQLDNGHKVLAHVSGKLRMNFIRILPGDRVTVELSPYDLSRGRIVWRGK
- a CDS encoding adenylate kinase — encoded protein: MRVILLGPPGAGKGTQAVKIAKEFNIPHISTGDIFRQNLRDNTDLGKLAKEYMDKGLLVPDEVTNRIVEDRLEKEDCKKGFLLDGYPRNVSQAEELDRFLEKQGNSLNCVLNIEVDRDVLIERITGRRICPNCGATYHIKNSPPAVDNVCDKCGTQLIQRSDDKIESVLKRLEVYDSQTKPLIEYYTRKKILINIDGNKSVEEVFESIKRSLGDDSR
- the map gene encoding type I methionyl aminopeptidase, which translates into the protein MIYIKSNHEIELMRIAGKVIAKLFEILEKQIKPGITTIELDKIAEEFIIKNSCKPAFKGLYGFPATICASVNEEVVHGIPSLRKLKEGDIISIDVGASYNGYNADAARTFAVGEISAEAQKLIEVTKNSFFEGIKYAREGNRLSDISHAIQTYVESHGFSVVREYVGHGIGIKMHEDPQIPNFGPPGRGPRLKRGMCLAIEPMVNAGHYAVRTLEDNWTVVTVDGSLSAHYENTIVITDGDPEILTIL